A stretch of Gimesia chilikensis DNA encodes these proteins:
- a CDS encoding DTW domain-containing protein, whose translation MSAVHPPTIIVVHPKERKSKCSVQPLRSRDDFIFWKFPRKEPEKLTSYVRLGMEGPEISRDDADRGLLVLDGTWRLAEKMEGDYEELPVRSLPVWETAYPRVSKQFDDPGAGLATIEAIFIAYHLMGYDTTGLLDEYYWAEDFLKLNHDRLIQNEPT comes from the coding sequence GTGTCTGCCGTCCATCCCCCTACGATCATTGTTGTGCATCCTAAAGAGCGTAAAAGTAAATGCTCGGTACAACCGCTGCGCAGCCGTGACGATTTCATTTTCTGGAAATTCCCCCGCAAGGAGCCGGAAAAACTGACGTCCTATGTCCGCCTCGGCATGGAAGGACCGGAGATCAGCAGGGATGATGCCGACCGCGGCTTGCTGGTACTGGATGGCACCTGGCGGCTGGCGGAAAAAATGGAAGGCGACTACGAAGAACTGCCTGTTCGCAGTCTGCCCGTCTGGGAGACCGCGTATCCGCGGGTTTCGAAACAGTTCGATGATCCAGGGGCAGGGCTTGCCACGATTGAAGCGATTTTTATCGCCTACCATCTGATGGGCTACGACACGACCGGTCTGCTTGATGAGTATTACTGGGCCGAAGATTTTCTGAAACTCAATCACGATCGACTGATTCAGAATGAACCCACCTGA
- the amt gene encoding ammonium transporter — protein MDLHQQIDIIWVLLCSIFVLFMQAGFCCLESGLSRSKNSIHVAIKNIVDVSLVGVLYWIFGFGLMFGTTTGGLIGTSHFPFINPGTNIFLSAFFLFQLMLCATAATIASGASAERMRFTAYLILAVVLGGVIYPVFGHWAWTSHFAGKAPGWLESLGFRDFSGSTVVHSIGAWAALASIMIIGPRTGRFDQDQEKTTRKFKGHNLTLATTGVFILWIGWFGFNGGSEFGFTAHVPQILINTFLASACGAITLLLWQFYQRKQIEIENILNGLLAALVASSASCDVVSPIAAAVIGIVAAIVMEAGSWFLEWRRLDDTIGVIPVHGFAGVWGTLAVALFIPAELLTRSRLELFCVQLLGCTICFIWCFSFCWVTLRVVSKFMRLRVTAEEEEIGLNMAEHGATTEMYDLLNSMERHIQGDSAPIEDLDEHSDVGLIARQYNRVTQVRDQALKELEVRTDNLEQARSALEVQAASLRQASLDAEAASRAKSEFLANMSHEIRTPMTAVLGYTDVLMEESWGRPGSIKLIEVIKRNGNYLLDLINDILDLSKIESGSLNIEKIPFSLIEKLQEVESLMQVRAELQEISFKLTFAGKIPKQIQSDPTRLKQILINLIGNAIKFTPDGGQVSVETSCLNPDSPEPLLQFKIIDTGIGMNAEQVAGLYQPFVQADSSTTRKFGGTGLGLAISKRLAKMLGGDLTCQSTPDVGTTFTLQIQIGESESLEYYNDPQDALEAAAHKPAPVITKPVQAANRSCSVLLAEDGEDNQRLISMLLRKEGAGVKLAENGEIAVRYAMHALEQGQPFDVILMDMSMPVLDGYGATQKLREQGYKLPIIALTAHAMSGDRAKCIAAGCTDYATKPVNREKLREIIETYQSLTDFSEPVESTC, from the coding sequence ATGGATCTCCATCAGCAAATTGACATTATCTGGGTTCTGCTCTGCAGTATCTTTGTCCTGTTTATGCAGGCGGGATTCTGTTGTCTGGAATCGGGTCTCTCCCGCTCGAAAAACAGCATTCACGTGGCGATTAAGAATATCGTCGACGTAAGTCTGGTGGGTGTGCTGTACTGGATCTTCGGTTTTGGTCTGATGTTTGGTACCACGACAGGCGGCCTGATTGGAACTTCTCACTTCCCGTTTATCAATCCGGGGACGAATATCTTCCTGTCGGCGTTCTTTCTGTTTCAGTTGATGCTCTGTGCGACTGCAGCCACGATTGCTTCGGGTGCCTCTGCGGAACGGATGCGGTTTACCGCCTACCTGATTCTGGCAGTGGTCCTGGGGGGCGTCATTTATCCCGTATTCGGTCACTGGGCCTGGACGAGTCACTTTGCCGGTAAAGCACCCGGCTGGCTGGAGTCTCTGGGATTCCGGGATTTCAGTGGATCGACGGTCGTGCATTCGATCGGTGCCTGGGCGGCACTGGCTTCGATCATGATTATCGGACCGCGGACCGGTCGCTTCGACCAGGACCAGGAAAAGACAACACGCAAATTCAAAGGTCACAATCTGACGCTGGCGACGACCGGGGTGTTTATCCTCTGGATCGGCTGGTTTGGATTCAACGGGGGTAGTGAATTTGGATTCACGGCGCACGTCCCTCAAATTCTGATCAACACATTCCTGGCATCAGCCTGCGGGGCGATCACCCTGCTCCTCTGGCAGTTCTACCAGCGGAAACAGATTGAAATTGAAAACATTTTGAACGGCCTGCTGGCGGCCCTGGTTGCCAGTAGTGCCAGCTGCGATGTTGTGTCTCCCATTGCGGCTGCGGTGATCGGAATTGTCGCAGCGATTGTCATGGAAGCCGGCAGCTGGTTTCTGGAATGGCGTCGCCTGGACGATACGATTGGCGTAATTCCCGTACATGGTTTTGCCGGCGTCTGGGGTACACTGGCGGTGGCGCTGTTCATACCAGCGGAACTCTTAACTCGTTCGCGGCTGGAACTGTTCTGCGTGCAGCTACTGGGCTGTACGATCTGCTTTATCTGGTGCTTCTCTTTCTGCTGGGTGACCCTGCGGGTTGTCAGTAAGTTCATGCGACTGCGCGTGACGGCCGAAGAAGAAGAAATCGGTTTGAATATGGCAGAGCACGGAGCGACCACCGAAATGTATGATCTGCTCAATTCCATGGAACGGCATATCCAGGGAGATTCGGCACCGATTGAAGATCTGGACGAACACAGCGACGTCGGTTTAATTGCCCGTCAATATAACCGGGTGACCCAGGTTCGGGACCAGGCGTTGAAAGAACTGGAGGTCCGCACGGACAATCTGGAGCAGGCCCGCAGCGCGCTGGAGGTGCAGGCAGCAAGTCTGCGTCAGGCTTCGCTGGATGCGGAAGCGGCTTCCCGCGCGAAGAGTGAGTTCCTGGCGAATATGAGTCACGAAATCCGTACGCCGATGACGGCGGTGCTGGGTTACACTGATGTTTTGATGGAAGAGAGCTGGGGACGCCCGGGCAGCATCAAGTTAATTGAAGTCATCAAACGCAACGGAAATTATCTGCTGGATCTGATTAACGATATTCTGGATCTCTCGAAAATCGAATCGGGAAGTCTGAATATCGAAAAGATTCCCTTCTCGCTGATCGAAAAATTGCAGGAAGTAGAGTCGTTGATGCAGGTGCGAGCCGAGCTGCAGGAAATCAGTTTTAAGCTGACCTTTGCAGGCAAAATTCCTAAACAGATCCAGAGTGATCCCACCCGACTGAAACAGATTCTGATTAACCTCATCGGAAACGCGATCAAGTTTACTCCCGATGGGGGACAGGTCTCGGTGGAAACATCGTGCCTGAATCCGGATTCGCCTGAGCCGCTGCTGCAGTTCAAAATCATCGATACGGGTATCGGTATGAACGCGGAACAGGTTGCAGGATTGTACCAGCCTTTCGTCCAGGCCGATTCCTCCACGACTCGGAAATTCGGAGGAACCGGACTGGGGCTGGCCATCAGTAAGCGACTGGCAAAAATGCTGGGCGGTGATCTGACCTGCCAAAGCACTCCCGATGTCGGCACGACTTTCACATTACAGATTCAGATTGGCGAATCAGAGTCTCTGGAATATTACAATGATCCCCAGGACGCGCTCGAAGCAGCTGCACACAAGCCGGCTCCCGTAATCACGAAACCGGTGCAGGCAGCGAACCGAAGCTGTTCTGTGCTGCTGGCTGAAGATGGAGAAGACAATCAGCGGCTGATTTCCATGCTGCTCAGAAAAGAAGGCGCTGGAGTCAAACTGGCTGAGAACGGGGAAATTGCCGTTCGCTACGCGATGCATGCCCTCGAACAGGGGCAACCCTTCGATGTAATTCTGATGGACATGTCGATGCCGGTACTGGACGGATACGGTGCGACCCAAAAACTGCGCGAACAGGGATACAAGCTGCCCATTATTGCTTTAACGGCTCACGCCATGAGTGGGGACCGTGCAAAATGTATCGCAGCGGGCTGTACCGACTATGCGACCAAACCGGTCAATCGGGAGAAGCTCCGCGAGATCATCGAAACCTATCAGTCACTGACTGATTTTTCTGAGCCGGTGGAATCAACCTGCTGA